A window from Methanobacterium sp. encodes these proteins:
- a CDS encoding branched-chain amino acid transaminase, whose translation MAFDDSGKIWFNGEFVNWKDAQVHALSHVVHYGSSVFEGIRCYKTMQGPAVFRLQEHVTRLYNSAKIYRMEIPYTQEDFCKAIIDTIKINKLDACYIRPAIFRGYAELGVYPLNCPVECLIAVWAWGKYLGEEALEHGVDVGVSTWRRMAPNTMPNMAKAGSNYMNSQLAKMEAVSNNYDEAIMLDYHGMVSEGSGENIFLVKDGILYTPPRSSSLLDGITRNSIITLASEIDLEVREEEIPREMLYIADEIFLTGTAAEVTPIRSVDRIMVGSGSRGEITKKLQESFFAILEGNTADTHNWLTYIE comes from the coding sequence ATGGCCTTTGACGACTCAGGAAAAATATGGTTCAATGGAGAATTCGTTAATTGGAAAGATGCGCAAGTTCACGCATTATCACATGTAGTACACTACGGATCCAGTGTTTTTGAAGGAATAAGATGTTATAAGACAATGCAAGGCCCAGCAGTGTTCCGTTTACAGGAACATGTGACTCGTCTATATAATTCCGCCAAAATCTATCGGATGGAAATCCCATACACTCAAGAAGATTTCTGCAAAGCCATCATTGATACCATCAAGATCAATAAACTGGATGCATGTTACATCCGCCCTGCGATATTCAGAGGCTACGCTGAACTTGGAGTATATCCCTTGAATTGCCCCGTGGAGTGCCTCATAGCAGTTTGGGCTTGGGGAAAATATTTGGGGGAAGAAGCCCTTGAACATGGTGTAGATGTTGGTGTGTCCACTTGGCGTCGTATGGCCCCTAATACAATGCCTAACATGGCCAAAGCTGGTTCCAACTATATGAACAGTCAGTTGGCGAAGATGGAGGCAGTTTCCAATAATTATGATGAAGCAATTATGCTGGATTATCATGGAATGGTGAGTGAAGGAAGTGGAGAAAACATTTTTCTAGTGAAAGATGGAATTCTGTACACCCCACCTCGGTCTTCTTCATTGCTGGATGGAATAACCAGAAATTCCATTATCACTTTGGCCAGTGAAATAGATTTAGAAGTTCGAGAGGAAGAAATTCCCCGAGAAATGCTTTATATTGCTGATGAAATCTTCTTAACAGGAACTGCCGCTGAAGTGACCCCTATACGATCTGTGGACCGAATAATGGTTGGTAGTGGTTCAAGGGGAGAAATTACCAAGAAACTCCAGGAAAGTTTTTTTGCAATATTAGAGGGAAACACAGCAGATACACATAACTGGCTAACCTATATTGAATAA
- a CDS encoding DUF2098 family protein: protein MVARDYRNRIIEQGSFVQYVGTKTRGVVDKISTKNSETWIRINSTGLFYRSDYLVLLDPEEQPIKKSKMTSIKEKVVQSKNYRKIAPTEISDHNDGPGYGGG from the coding sequence ATGGTTGCTCGTGATTATAGGAACAGGATAATAGAACAAGGATCTTTTGTTCAGTACGTTGGAACCAAAACAAGGGGGGTTGTTGATAAAATATCAACAAAAAACAGTGAAACATGGATTCGAATTAATTCTACGGGTCTTTTTTACCGTTCTGATTATTTGGTCTTGTTGGATCCAGAGGAGCAGCCCATTAAAAAATCAAAGATGACCAGTATTAAGGAAAAGGTAGTTCAATCTAAAAACTATCGTAAAATAGCTCCCACCGAGATATCTGATCATAATGATGGTCCAGGTTATGGTGGAGGATGA
- a CDS encoding undecaprenyl-diphosphate phosphatase, producing the protein MDIIQAIIMGMVQGLTEFLPVSSSAHLVILPELLGAKSSLAFDTLLHVGTLVAVVGYFWKDILAMIKAFFSSLKDLFRGNFKDGVKNDPFKRLTWLVFVGTIPAGLMGVLLKNQFEILFNSLTAVGFFLLITGVILWSAEWIAQKNKGKKGKKIKEVSFTNSLIIGLFQGFAIAPGISRSGSTIAASLFLGLERKLAARYSFILSIPAILGAALIQIKDIVSFDSNIGVLICGFLSSAIFSYLAVKFMMGYIQKHSLVIFSYYCWIVGTLTLLIPLFWK; encoded by the coding sequence ATGGATATCATTCAAGCAATAATAATGGGCATGGTTCAGGGTTTAACTGAATTTCTACCAGTTAGTAGTTCTGCACACTTGGTGATTTTGCCAGAGTTACTGGGAGCAAAATCCAGTTTGGCATTCGACACCCTCTTACATGTTGGTACATTAGTAGCAGTAGTAGGATACTTTTGGAAAGACATTTTAGCAATGATCAAAGCCTTTTTTTCTAGTTTAAAAGATCTTTTTCGTGGTAATTTCAAAGATGGCGTGAAAAATGACCCATTTAAAAGATTGACTTGGCTGGTTTTTGTGGGCACGATCCCTGCTGGGCTTATGGGTGTTCTGTTAAAAAATCAGTTTGAAATTCTTTTCAACTCCTTGACAGCCGTTGGGTTCTTCCTACTTATAACTGGAGTAATATTATGGTCAGCAGAATGGATTGCACAGAAAAATAAGGGAAAAAAAGGAAAAAAGATAAAAGAAGTTTCGTTTACTAATTCCCTGATCATAGGCCTATTCCAGGGATTTGCCATAGCACCAGGAATATCACGTTCTGGATCCACAATTGCAGCAAGCCTATTTTTAGGGCTTGAAAGAAAATTAGCTGCGCGATATAGTTTTATATTATCCATACCTGCAATATTAGGTGCTGCACTAATTCAAATCAAAGATATTGTAAGTTTTGACTCAAACATTGGTGTTTTAATATGTGGTTTTCTGTCATCCGCAATATTCAGTTATTTGGCTGTTAAATTCATGATGGGTTACATCCAAAAGCACAGCCTCGTGATTTTCTCATACTACTGCTGGATAGTTGGAACACTGACCCTTTTAATACCCCTGTTCTGGAAATAA
- a CDS encoding acetolactate synthase large subunit, whose product MKGSQAIIKSLTDEGVDVVFGYPGGVLLPLYDVIYDSDLKHVLVRHEQCAAHAADGYARASGKVGVCIGTSGPGATNLVTGIATAYMDSAPIVALAGQVGTPLIGNDAFQEVDTIGITMPISKHSYQAMKPSEIPEMIRSSFYIARTGRPGPVVVDLPKDVQEGELEYPESITIDLPGYKPTKKGHPLQVKKASEMILNCKKPVILAGGGVIHSNSSEELKHLSELIGAPVTTTLMGKSSFPEDHPLSLGMLGMHGRKVSNMMVNECDCLIAVGCRFSDRTTGDVTKFAPNAKLIHIDVDPAEIGKNIPVDLPIVGDAKIILSHLIRAISQSESRDTQSWVDYVSSFRAKCMPRLSFEEMPLKPQQVIKEISEAVTDETIVTTDVGQNQMWMAHYFTSRNPRKFISSGGLGTMGFGFPAAMGAKVAIPENDVVAVCGDGGFLMVCQDLATVKEYDIPVVVCVMDNRYLGMVFQWQKLFYEERISHTKLKAMPDFVKLAEAFGVNAYRVERPGEMKETLQEALKSGEPSLIDVMIDPNEILPMVPPGCGLTEIIGEDEIGKGNSDEIPYKSSAKETGGD is encoded by the coding sequence CGGATATCCTGGAGGAGTCTTACTCCCCTTGTACGATGTAATCTACGATTCTGACCTTAAACATGTATTGGTAAGGCACGAACAGTGCGCAGCCCATGCAGCAGATGGTTATGCTCGGGCTTCCGGTAAAGTAGGTGTCTGCATAGGCACCTCCGGTCCTGGTGCTACAAACCTGGTGACAGGTATAGCCACGGCTTACATGGATTCAGCCCCCATAGTGGCCCTTGCTGGACAAGTAGGAACTCCATTAATTGGTAATGATGCCTTTCAGGAAGTTGACACTATCGGCATAACCATGCCCATCAGTAAACATAGTTACCAGGCGATGAAACCATCTGAAATACCTGAAATGATTAGGTCTTCATTTTACATAGCCAGAACTGGAAGACCCGGCCCCGTCGTGGTTGATCTACCTAAAGATGTTCAAGAAGGAGAATTAGAATATCCGGAAAGCATAACCATTGACCTTCCCGGTTATAAGCCAACTAAAAAAGGACATCCCCTTCAGGTGAAAAAGGCATCAGAGATGATACTTAACTGTAAAAAACCAGTTATACTTGCTGGTGGTGGAGTAATACATTCTAACTCATCTGAAGAACTTAAACATTTGTCCGAATTGATTGGAGCACCAGTTACCACCACACTAATGGGTAAAAGTAGTTTCCCAGAGGATCATCCATTGTCATTGGGAATGCTGGGAATGCACGGACGGAAAGTCTCAAACATGATGGTCAACGAGTGTGATTGCCTTATTGCTGTGGGTTGTAGGTTTTCGGACCGTACCACTGGTGATGTGACTAAATTCGCACCTAACGCCAAGTTAATTCACATTGATGTTGATCCAGCAGAAATTGGAAAAAATATACCAGTAGATCTGCCAATTGTAGGAGACGCCAAAATAATACTTTCACACCTAATTCGGGCGATCTCCCAGAGTGAAAGCCGTGACACCCAAAGTTGGGTAGATTATGTGAGCAGTTTCCGTGCTAAATGTATGCCTCGACTCTCATTTGAAGAAATGCCACTGAAACCCCAACAAGTTATTAAAGAGATTTCAGAAGCAGTGACGGATGAAACTATTGTAACTACAGATGTTGGCCAGAACCAGATGTGGATGGCCCATTATTTCACTTCAAGAAATCCTCGAAAATTCATATCATCAGGAGGCTTGGGTACAATGGGTTTCGGCTTCCCAGCGGCAATGGGGGCCAAAGTTGCCATTCCTGAAAATGATGTAGTTGCAGTCTGCGGAGATGGCGGCTTTTTAATGGTGTGTCAGGATCTAGCCACAGTTAAGGAGTATGATATACCTGTGGTGGTTTGTGTCATGGATAATCGCTACTTGGGAATGGTGTTCCAGTGGCAGAAACTCTTCTATGAAGAGAGAATATCCCATACTAAACTCAAAGCTATGCCCGACTTTGTTAAACTTGCTGAAGCATTTGGAGTAAATGCTTACCGTGTGGAACGTCCAGGTGAAATGAAAGAAACACTTCAAGAAGCTTTAAAATCAGGAGAACCAAGTCTTATAGATGTGATGATAGATCCCAACGAGATTTTACCCATGGTTCCTCCAGGGTGTGGTTTAACAGAGATAATTGGAGAGGACGAGATAGGTAAGGGAAATTCTGATGAAATACCCTACAAATCTTCTGCCAAGGAAACTGGAGGTGATTAA
- the ilvC gene encoding ketol-acid reductoisomerase — translation MKIYYEKDVDMDVLKDKTVAVIGYGSQGMAQSRNMSESGLDVIVGLRKGGDSWETAIEHDMPVMTVEEASKEADIIHILIPDEIQGQVYKKSIQPGIKQGNAISFSHGYNIHFQYIKPPKNVDIIMIAPKGPGSTVRKQYLDGFGVPGLVAVEQDYTGNALQVALAMGQGSGLTRAGVLETTFKEETETDLFGEQAVLCGGATELIKAGFQTLVEGGYQPELAYFETCHELKLIVDLIYQKGFAGMWNDVSNTAEFGGLTRRDRIITEKSRNEMKQILKEIQTGKFAKEWALENQAGRPQLNRMRDIENELEIEKQGKKLRKLCGLEK, via the coding sequence ATGAAAATTTACTACGAAAAAGATGTGGATATGGATGTATTAAAAGATAAAACCGTGGCAGTTATCGGATATGGTAGCCAAGGAATGGCACAATCACGAAATATGTCAGAAAGCGGATTAGATGTTATTGTAGGGCTCCGTAAAGGTGGTGACTCTTGGGAAACGGCTATTGAACATGATATGCCAGTCATGACTGTGGAAGAAGCATCCAAAGAAGCTGATATAATTCATATACTAATTCCTGATGAAATTCAAGGCCAAGTATATAAAAAATCAATACAACCTGGGATTAAACAGGGAAACGCGATAAGTTTCTCTCACGGATACAATATCCATTTTCAATATATAAAACCACCGAAAAACGTTGACATAATCATGATAGCGCCCAAAGGGCCTGGTTCGACTGTCCGCAAACAGTATTTAGATGGATTTGGTGTGCCTGGACTGGTAGCAGTGGAACAGGATTACACAGGAAATGCTCTACAAGTTGCCCTGGCCATGGGACAGGGAAGTGGCCTTACTCGTGCAGGAGTCCTAGAAACAACATTTAAAGAAGAAACTGAAACTGATCTTTTTGGTGAACAAGCAGTTCTATGTGGAGGAGCCACTGAACTAATAAAAGCAGGGTTTCAAACCCTTGTTGAAGGCGGTTACCAGCCAGAACTGGCCTACTTTGAAACTTGCCACGAACTTAAACTTATCGTGGACTTGATCTATCAAAAAGGCTTCGCTGGTATGTGGAATGATGTGAGTAACACCGCTGAATTCGGAGGACTCACCCGCAGAGATAGAATAATTACTGAAAAATCTAGAAATGAAATGAAACAAATACTTAAAGAGATTCAAACAGGCAAATTTGCCAAAGAATGGGCTCTTGAGAACCAAGCCGGTCGCCCGCAGCTGAATCGGATGCGTGACATTGAAAACGAATTAGAAATTGAAAAACAGGGAAAAAAACTTCGTAAACTTTGCGGTCTTGAAAAATAA
- the surE gene encoding 5'/3'-nucleotidase SurE yields MTILLTNDDGVNSSGIMAAKNAAENLGKTIVVAPATQQSGIGHALTLFEPVRVTSTNMADGTEAHMVSGTPTDAVIIGIYQIANKKPDLVISGINIGENLGKSELTTSGTIGAAMEAAVHGIPALSVSIQVTRGDIKFHDGHVDIDFSHAEKLTERVARMILEKGLPKGVDFLNLNIPSKPQNDKIRLTRLGERMYRIHIKERLDPRGRPYYWIDGDPVEDDQKDTDVHTLKRERCATLTPISLDATSSLDLMQKWME; encoded by the coding sequence ATGACTATTCTTCTAACTAATGATGATGGGGTTAACTCATCTGGGATAATGGCGGCTAAAAATGCCGCTGAAAATCTAGGTAAAACTATTGTAGTCGCACCTGCAACCCAGCAAAGTGGAATTGGCCATGCTTTAACCCTTTTTGAACCGGTTAGAGTTACCAGCACAAACATGGCTGATGGAACGGAAGCGCATATGGTTTCTGGAACCCCAACTGATGCGGTGATTATCGGGATATATCAAATTGCTAACAAAAAACCAGACCTGGTTATTTCTGGAATAAATATCGGGGAAAATCTAGGCAAATCTGAACTTACAACTTCAGGAACTATAGGTGCTGCTATGGAAGCCGCAGTTCATGGAATTCCTGCCCTTTCAGTCTCCATACAAGTAACTCGTGGCGATATCAAGTTCCATGATGGTCATGTGGATATTGATTTTTCACATGCTGAAAAACTAACTGAACGAGTAGCTAGGATGATACTGGAAAAAGGTTTACCTAAAGGAGTTGATTTTTTAAACCTCAACATTCCCTCAAAACCACAGAATGATAAGATCAGACTCACACGGTTAGGTGAGAGAATGTACCGAATACATATCAAGGAACGCTTGGATCCTCGGGGAAGGCCATATTATTGGATTGACGGTGATCCTGTGGAGGATGATCAAAAAGACACTGATGTGCACACTTTAAAACGGGAAAGATGTGCCACACTAACTCCGATTTCTTTAGACGCCACTTCTTCCTTGGATTTAATGCAGAAATGGATGGAATAA
- a CDS encoding methanogenesis marker 12 protein, translating to MVFVGMDHGTTGVSFTILEDNITHFKIGRDELSSGEVSALAELSQRIETEKIKLMAITYAMGDGITKITPLNKVKDRGILSIEGAGKVTGGGTTVYDEIENSSIPTVLIPGLHQGTPSMDPLFREAYSHHASAEKVSICYNAHLKTGYENFIVSDISSNTVSILLENGIIKGAVDACLGSMGIIHGPLDLKMIRDIDEGVRTANECFSRAGAVKVAGIDEKVAKAKDVLLKKYQGGDHKAELALETMLMTITMEIYGLAGVAHNEIEGVVLTGSVGSMREPFDFFGNLKDKIENIGEVVMIPPTSGSIGSAQIAKAIYEGAKDILGIKVL from the coding sequence ATGGTATTTGTGGGGATGGACCATGGCACAACTGGTGTTTCTTTTACGATTTTAGAAGATAACATCACTCATTTTAAGATTGGAAGGGATGAACTCTCATCAGGAGAAGTTTCTGCTCTAGCAGAACTATCACAGCGGATTGAAACTGAAAAAATCAAATTAATGGCTATCACTTATGCCATGGGTGATGGAATAACTAAGATAACACCCTTAAATAAGGTTAAAGATAGAGGTATTCTTTCAATAGAGGGTGCAGGGAAGGTTACAGGAGGAGGTACAACTGTTTATGATGAAATTGAAAACTCAAGCATCCCCACTGTATTGATACCTGGCCTTCACCAAGGTACTCCTTCTATGGATCCTCTTTTTCGTGAAGCATATTCACATCACGCCAGTGCTGAAAAGGTAAGTATTTGCTACAATGCCCATCTAAAAACTGGTTATGAAAATTTTATTGTGTCAGATATTAGTTCAAACACTGTCAGCATTCTCCTTGAAAATGGGATTATCAAAGGAGCAGTCGATGCGTGCCTAGGCTCTATGGGCATAATACATGGCCCTTTAGATTTAAAAATGATTCGTGACATAGATGAAGGTGTGCGAACTGCGAATGAGTGTTTTTCGCGCGCGGGTGCAGTTAAAGTAGCAGGTATTGATGAAAAAGTGGCCAAAGCAAAGGATGTTCTTCTGAAAAAATACCAAGGAGGGGATCATAAGGCTGAACTGGCCTTGGAAACAATGCTAATGACCATCACCATGGAAATATATGGCTTAGCAGGAGTTGCACATAATGAAATTGAGGGAGTGGTTCTTACTGGTTCAGTGGGATCCATGCGCGAACCATTTGATTTCTTCGGTAATCTAAAAGATAAAATCGAAAACATTGGCGAAGTAGTTATGATTCCCCCTACTTCTGGTTCGATTGGAAGTGCCCAGATTGCAAAGGCTATTTATGAAGGTGCTAAGGATATACTTGGGATTAAAGTATTATAA
- a CDS encoding cyclase family protein: MNRKKNLSKRYKYIRLSYTLNSNSPLHPDLQKPQITPQNQILTGDNYNTSIITVENHSGTHVDAPAHFLKDGKIISDYDPDELVFHNPIILDCPKNQDELINKQDISYLLSKKDLIEDIDCLFLRTGFGTYHDENPEKYSTQNPGISPEAVFHLRCQLPNLACLGIDSISMSRYGRMKESIEVHKNAFMKEVNLGKPLVLVEDLDLRVVGEKTELEKVLVVPWQVGNIDSAPCTVLAQITQY, encoded by the coding sequence ATGAATCGAAAAAAGAATCTTTCCAAAAGGTATAAATACATACGACTTTCTTACACTCTAAATTCTAACAGCCCACTCCACCCTGATCTTCAAAAACCACAAATAACTCCTCAAAATCAGATTTTAACAGGAGATAATTATAATACTTCCATTATCACGGTAGAAAATCATTCAGGAACCCATGTTGACGCACCTGCTCATTTTCTTAAGGATGGAAAGATTATATCGGACTATGATCCTGATGAATTAGTTTTTCACAATCCAATCATTTTGGACTGTCCAAAAAACCAGGATGAATTGATAAATAAGCAAGATATCTCTTATTTATTAAGTAAAAAAGATTTAATTGAAGATATTGACTGTTTATTCCTTCGCACTGGCTTTGGAACATATCATGATGAAAATCCTGAAAAATATTCAACACAAAATCCTGGAATTTCTCCAGAAGCGGTTTTTCATCTTCGTTGCCAACTTCCAAACCTAGCTTGTCTGGGTATTGACTCAATATCCATGTCTCGTTATGGTAGAATGAAAGAGTCTATAGAAGTTCATAAGAATGCGTTTATGAAGGAAGTCAATTTAGGAAAACCCCTGGTTTTAGTCGAGGATCTAGATCTACGTGTTGTGGGGGAAAAAACTGAATTGGAAAAAGTCTTGGTTGTACCCTGGCAAGTTGGCAACATCGACAGTGCTCCCTGCACTGTTCTGGCCCAAATTACTCAATATTAA
- the ilvN gene encoding acetolactate synthase small subunit, translating into MKYPTNLLPRKLEVINVDELRSHIISAIVMHRPGVLQRVAGLFTRRGFNIDSITVGPSEQEGLARMTIISTGDDKVLEQITKQLNKIIEVIKVRDLNADVTVTRELCLIKTHATSERARSEIIQYANIFRGRIVDVGPENLTLEITGAPEKIDALIDLLKSFGVKEVARTGPTAISRGSKTI; encoded by the coding sequence ATGAAATACCCTACAAATCTTCTGCCAAGGAAACTGGAGGTGATTAATGTGGACGAATTGAGAAGTCACATAATAAGCGCCATAGTAATGCACAGGCCAGGTGTGCTTCAACGTGTTGCTGGCCTATTCACCCGCAGAGGATTTAATATTGACAGTATCACCGTAGGGCCGTCTGAACAGGAAGGTTTGGCCCGCATGACCATTATTTCAACTGGTGATGATAAAGTTCTAGAACAGATAACTAAACAACTCAACAAGATCATTGAGGTAATTAAAGTTAGGGATTTGAATGCAGATGTAACTGTGACTCGGGAATTATGCTTGATCAAAACACATGCCACCTCAGAAAGAGCCCGTTCCGAAATTATTCAGTATGCAAACATCTTCAGGGGAAGAATAGTAGATGTGGGGCCTGAAAATCTGACTTTGGAGATTACTGGTGCCCCAGAAAAGATAGATGCCCTGATAGACCTATTAAAGAGTTTTGGCGTTAAAGAGGTTGCTAGAACAGGACCAACGGCTATATCAAGAGGTTCAAAAACTATTTAA